A genomic region of Streptomyces sp. R33 contains the following coding sequences:
- a CDS encoding MBL fold metallo-hydrolase — protein sequence MDVRWEEAGWERLTGRTGRRRLPVWDCTVGLVVGDESVLLIDPGSCVREGAQLRAEAERLTGRRVTHIAFTHGHFDHVLGVAAFAGAEVYGAVGLDAELKAGREELRDDAVRQGLAEAEAAEAADLLVVPRHSVSGEWTLELGGVQVLLANVGPGHTRYDLAVFVPGERETVFCGDLVEESGEPQAGSDAVPAQWPAALDRLLSLGGDDALYVPGHGAVVDAAFVRAQRATLAARFGVS from the coding sequence ATGGACGTGCGTTGGGAAGAGGCGGGCTGGGAGCGGCTGACCGGGCGGACCGGACGGCGACGGCTCCCGGTGTGGGACTGCACGGTGGGACTGGTGGTGGGGGACGAGTCGGTGCTCCTGATCGATCCGGGGTCGTGCGTACGCGAAGGCGCACAGCTGCGGGCCGAGGCGGAGCGGCTGACCGGCCGGCGCGTGACGCATATCGCATTCACGCACGGCCATTTCGATCACGTACTGGGCGTGGCCGCGTTCGCCGGGGCCGAGGTGTACGGGGCGGTCGGGCTGGACGCGGAGCTGAAGGCCGGCCGCGAGGAGCTGCGCGACGACGCGGTCCGGCAGGGGCTGGCGGAGGCCGAGGCCGCCGAGGCGGCGGACCTGCTGGTGGTGCCGCGGCACTCGGTGTCGGGCGAATGGACGCTGGAGCTGGGCGGGGTGCAGGTGCTGCTGGCCAACGTCGGGCCCGGGCACACCCGGTACGACCTGGCGGTGTTCGTGCCGGGCGAGCGCGAGACGGTGTTCTGCGGGGACCTCGTCGAGGAGTCGGGCGAACCGCAGGCGGGCAGCGACGCGGTGCCGGCGCAGTGGCCGGCGGCGCTGGACCGGCTGCTGTCGCTGGGCGGGGACGACGCGCTGTACGTGCCGGGTCACGGAGCGGTGGTCGACGCCGCCTTCGTGCGTGCGCAACGCGCCACACTGGCCGCCCGTTTCGGCGTGTCGTAG
- the hrcA gene encoding heat-inducible transcriptional repressor HrcA — MLSERRLEVLRAIVQDYVGTEEPVGSKALTERHRLGVSPATVRNDMAVLEEEGYIAQPHTSAGRIPTDKGYRLFVDKLAGVKPLSTPERRAIQNFLDGAVDLDDVVGRTVRLLAQLTRQVAVVQYPSLTRSTVRHVELLSLAPARLMLVLITDTGRVEQRLVDCQTPFGETSLADLRARLNSRVVGRRFTDVPQLVQDLPESFDPDDRSTVSTVLATLLETLVEEAEERLMIGGTANLTRFGHDFPLTIRPVLEALEEQVVLLKLLGEASESGMAVRIGHENAYEGLNSTSVVSVGYGSGGETVAKLGVVGPTRMDYPGTMGAVRAVARYVGQILAES, encoded by the coding sequence ATGCTCAGCGAACGCAGACTCGAAGTGCTGCGCGCCATCGTCCAGGACTACGTCGGGACGGAGGAGCCGGTCGGCTCCAAGGCGCTCACCGAGCGGCACCGGCTCGGCGTCTCGCCCGCCACCGTGCGCAACGACATGGCCGTGCTGGAGGAGGAGGGCTACATCGCGCAGCCCCACACCAGCGCCGGCCGGATCCCCACGGACAAGGGCTACCGGCTCTTCGTCGACAAGCTGGCGGGGGTCAAGCCGCTGTCGACGCCCGAGCGGCGGGCCATCCAGAACTTCCTCGACGGCGCCGTCGACCTCGACGACGTGGTCGGCCGTACGGTGCGGCTGCTCGCGCAGCTCACCCGGCAGGTCGCCGTCGTCCAGTACCCGAGCCTGACCCGGTCCACGGTCCGGCACGTCGAGCTGCTGTCGCTCGCTCCGGCCCGGCTCATGCTCGTGCTGATCACCGATACAGGACGGGTCGAGCAGCGGCTCGTCGACTGCCAGACCCCGTTCGGCGAGACCTCGCTCGCAGATCTGCGGGCACGGCTCAACAGCAGGGTCGTCGGCCGCCGGTTCACCGACGTGCCGCAGCTCGTGCAGGACCTGCCGGAGTCGTTCGATCCGGATGACCGCAGCACGGTGTCGACCGTGCTCGCGACCCTGCTGGAGACGCTGGTCGAGGAGGCCGAGGAGCGGTTGATGATCGGCGGAACCGCCAATCTCACGCGCTTCGGACACGATTTTCCCCTGACGATCAGGCCGGTGCTCGAGGCGCTGGAGGAGCAGGTCGTGCTCCTCAAGCTGCTCGGCGAGGCCAGCGAGTCGGGAATGGCCGTACGGATCGGGCATGAGAATGCCTACGAGGGACTGAACTCCACGTCCGTCGTCTCGGTCGGCTACGGTTCGGGCGGCGAAACAGTCGCCAAACTCGGCGTGGTCGGACCGACCCGCATGGACTACCCCGGAACGATGGGAGCGGTACGCGCAGTGGCACGTTACGTCGGACAGATCCTGGCGGAGTCGTAA